The Aedes aegypti strain LVP_AGWG chromosome 1, AaegL5.0 Primary Assembly, whole genome shotgun sequence sequence gtcaaacgcgaacaaaaacgatgcaagcgctgcaggtggtggattggccacctaccatatttttgaatcgaccgttaaaatggtggtcgatggacaatgatgggagtgtgacgtctgtttgtctgtggttataacatatgtgaatgggcccttactCAGTATTGAGCTATGAAATATCGGGAGAGTAGACTGTTAATTCGTGTCAAAAATACGCAAGATATTTTTGGATTTGTATGTTTACGGGtctgttcacaaattttatagCACTAAAGAAGGGTGGCTGGGTGTCCTCAATATAGTATTATGTATacatcatacaaaatttgtaaaatattcatgcaaaaagcgttacgaagtgGTGGGTGTCaaatatgaccatttttggcgtaATGAAATTTTGTGAATGAACCGTAAGTGTAAAATAATTTACCAATTCAGATAGACCACGGATTTTTCGCAAACCTTGTCAGAAATTAGCAAAAGACTATCCGATAATTCATTAACCATTTATTTATCGTGCATGGCTTTTGTCAAATGCCATTTGAACATCGTAGGTGAATCATTCGTAGATTCTTCAATGCGCGGGGTAAGCAACATGTCAAAAAAGTGAAATGGAATGTTCGGAAGATGTGTTGCGAAAGCGATCGTTCTGAATACAGgattatgattaatcaaatTCGTTCCATTTTTTTGTATCATGAGAGTTATAAAAATACCATTTAAATGAAATATTAGTTATGTTTGCTTGAATGAATATatctcttttatttatttatcaaacaGCGTAAAATCGTTTTAAAACTCATTTAGGATAACCATACAGTTTATGTTTCCACCTGAACATTCAAATGCCAGCGGGAACGGATGGGAGTGGACTGAACACTGGAAATGTTTTCTTAGGAAAATGAACCCaccataggcctattcacatgacgtttcaaatcagctgatccggaagctctttgacagttcttctatgaaaatgacagaccCGTGTTAGCactggtcctccaccgatgtaaacaaatgcatagacggacctgtcacatgaaaaggcctattcttTGACATTTGAAGGGAACatcgaagaagaaaaaaaatgaaaaccatCCACAAAAATTCGATTAGCTGTCCATTTTGGtgtttcatgatttaatttttttgttttcttacaATAAATCAAGTGTTTAGGTCATCTTAATCACTTTATTGGAAGAATTGCATTCCATTTATCCGTTGAAGGTAGgtcacattcaattttcaatggtGGTACCTGATATAGTTACTAATCTCCGTAGCAAACCTTCCAGATTTGCAATCGTCAGCAGCGAAAATGGACGATTTGATTACCCTGATCCGGACGGAAATCCCCGAGGGAAGGCAAAACCTGCAGGAAAGTTACACTAATTTGGAGCGGGTGGCCGAGTATTGCGAGGACACTTACTACCGGTGAGTAAGGGGTTTTGTGGGGAATTGGATTTTGGGGCGTTGTATCGTTGCGTGACAGGAAAGGGCGGGGCCTGATTTGGGAATTAGCTTAGAAGAGGCCTTCGAAGAAATCTCACGCTCCAGTTGTTTGCCATTGCCAGCTGTCGTGCAGCTTATCCATTGTTTTTCGGTATTTAAATGGAAAGCACTTAAGCAAGGGAAAGTGAAATAGGTACTACTCGTAGTAGTTATGGGGCAGATTGCTGATTATTGCACTCCACCCGAATATTGCACACTATTTGCTATGAACGATTGGCACATAATGGGCCACTTAAGCTAAGGAATGGATCTTGAAAAGCATAGAATCACATTACAAAATAATCGTCACATGGGCATAGCAGGTAGCAGGTCTATATTTCGAGACTTGGTGTCTGTTTTATAGCAAGTCTCTAATAAGTCTCTATTGatttgtaatttgtaatttgtttatttattcttACGGTTACTTGTTAGTTAATGTAGAGATTGATATTATATAGCAAGCTATGTTTTAATTTAGTACTTAGCAACGATGAATAAACAAGCTAGGTGAGGATTCCTACTCTTACCGTACTGGTGAATGGTCACACAGAAATACTGTCTTTCATTCCGGAGAATTGGCCAGGATCTTGATCCCTAAGACTTACCCTTGAACCCTACAGTTAACACTTTTTatcaagtcaaggaaatttaaaaCTACACATTGAagtcaaaaacaaaacaaaattacttaATAATGCAAAACCAAAATGACTgaaggaaacaaaaaaaaataacataattgcAAAAAAGGAGCAAAGAAAGTTTGaagttaaattaaatttttcatcgcGCTTTTGAAAGACGATAGtgttggtttttgttttgtttcgacCGGCAATCCGTTCCAGCAGGTGGCTCCGAACACCAGCAGGCTTTTGCCACTCTCTGATGTGTGCCTTGGTATGATGAAACAACGAGTTCGTTCTTGCTGTCCACGTTGTAGATGTTGCAGGATATCCTAGGATATATTCTGGTTGGTTCCCATAGTAGGCTTGCCTCATGaaagtattgctgtttgcatttgagatgtaaatcttgactaaacggtaaacaaaacaattaaaggacacctagcaacgacaacagaaatcaccgccgccctagcaagaaaaatctatctttgacattgcatttcttgtggaatatcttaccgcatttggtgttcccgcatttgatttttgcatttcaaacgcacacggCAATACTGATTCGTAGATGATAGTTCGGAAGTAAATCGTGTcccaaaattgagttgcaaACAGCTACAGTAGAATCACGCCGCCGTAGATTGAAAACAAAACGCGACGGCTTGGACCAGCTTCCTCCTCGTTGGAAGTGATAGAACTGGAGCGAAACGACGGAATCTGCGTAGTGTATTGTAGGTTCTCGTGACTACATCGTTCACCTGATTACTCCATGACAGGTTATTGTCAAGCTGCAGTCCGAGATTCGTTACCTTGGTAGACAAAGGTACCACCTCGCCGCAGAATGAAATCGGTATTTGGGGGTTAACAGTTccagttttattgaaaactagctaccggcaaacttcgtcttgccatcaagttaCTTtttcaagtaggctgttgaaaaccgtcTTGAAACGCcccgtgcaaaatggaagttccattcactcctgtttttcaatcttttccgttaaatatcctatgctttttatatacacttcttcttctttctggcattacgtccccactgggacagagcctgcttctcagcttagtgttcttgtgagcacttccacagttattaactgagagcttactatgccaatgaccatttttgcatgcgtatatcgtgtggcaggtacgatgatactttatgccctgggaagtcgagaaaatttccaacccgaaaagatcctcgaccggtgggattcgaacccacgaccctcagcttggtcttgctgaatagctgcgcgtttaccgctacggctatctgggcccccttttatatacacaaacacgccGGAAGACTTCAGGAACAtatctatggaagaattttaaaaatccgatagcccgttctcaagccatttcgtgacatacgaacaccattccatttttatttatatactagtggtcccggcaaacttcgtcttgccatcaagtaggctgttgaaaaccgctatgaatcgtcccatacaaaatgacagttccgttcagtccCGTTTCTCCTACAttcccggtgaacatcctgaaacttttatacacacaaacacgtcggaacccttgacgaacaaaatgggggaagaattatccaaatccgttgccccgttcgtgagccatttcgtgacatacaaacaccattccatttttatttatatagatatagatATTGCCTGAGTTTTCTTTGGATTAGGTGATAGTTTATTAGCCGTGGCCCAGTGTTTTATCACTTCGAGGTCCTCGTTTATGGTTTGGATGAGTATGTCGATTTCCGCCACAGGCCCGGTGATGTACACCTGGAGATCGTCGGCGTACAGATGTTAGTTGCACTTCAGAGATAATGGCAGGCTGTTGATGTATAAGCTGAATAGCAACGCGCTTAAGCAAAAACCTTGTGGAGTACCGTCAAGGACACCACGCTCGCCGGACACAGAATTAGAAAGGCGTACCGACTGTTTTCGTTGTGCAAGGAATGATGAGATAAGGTCACACACAGTTTGAGAAAAACGAAACTCGTTGCGCAATTTCGCTTCCAAGATTCGGTGGTTGACGCAGTTGAAAGCCAGCGAAAAATCTACTAGGACCATGACTGTGCAGAGTTCTCTGCCGAAACCGTCGTAAATATCATGAACGATTTTAGTTAGGGCGGTAGTAGTGCTGTATCCTTTGCGATATCCAGATTGGTGTTTTGCAAGCAGTGGTGCATTCGGGTTGTCGAGATGATCGGTGATTTGGGCCAATAGAATCTTTTCAAGCACCTCAGATATTGCTGGCCAActactgattggacgatagtcTTTGGCTTGGATGGGATTCGGAATCTTAGGAATTGGAGTAATGATGGCATTTTTCCAGCTGGAGGGGAAGATCTTCGAATCGATAATTGCGTTATACAGATGGGAAAGTGCTGGTAGTATGAAGGGACAAAGAAGCTTGCTGAAAGATATCGGAATGTCATCAGATCCAGTGGCGTTGGTATGAGTTTCAAAAATCTTGCGACAGACCTCGTTGGAAATTGAAATTCGGTCCGCCATGATCTATCGCTGTAGGGTAGATTGGCTCGGTGGATGAACCAGATTGATCCATACTTTGCAATTGTCTATGACCTTCGCTGAAGAAGAAATTGAGTTCATCAGCGTTAATGGCATCTATAGATGAGCCCTTCTTTGTGTTGTTGTGGATCCCTTCTCTCCGCAGGTTACACCATAGCTTATTCGCAGATAGGTTGTGGTCAAAATGTAATTCGGCATAAGGCTTTTTAGCTGCAAAAATAAGGGAGTTAGCCCTGTCCCTCTTCCTGGTATAATCCAGCCACTGGTTGTCACCACGCACTCTGTTAGGGTTGCGTGAAAACAGGGTGTACGCCAAGTCCCTTAGTTCCACCGCTCCTTTGATTTCTTCCGTTATCCATGGTGTTTGCTTGTCGCGTATAACATATTTGATTGTATTACATTTTGCGGTACATAATCCACTTCGCGGTGTACCATTTCGTAAACCGCAAAATAATAcaaaccgcgaaatggtacaccGCGAAATGGTTGACCGCAGTTTAGCGCGAAATGACGGACAACCGTCTCTATTATTATTGGAAAGTCTCTAACGTAttatgaccccacagttatggatcaaataatATGGAGTCCAACCtacaaaattcaataaaacgacatgggaaacctaaaattgtaattcaaaagcacgaattgaatcgtttcaaattggaacttcggttagtaaactgttttgagtgtaatatttacataggattgcataaaaatttaaaattgtatcggtttctgaaaaccatattatggatcaattttcatattatggatcaaaatgtGACATATTACAGATCAGTGCATAacatcaagagattttcaactcaatatgctgtattgcatgatttggcgaaagttatcAATGTGTCACAtgttactgcaaaaaatagcagtgtcagagctggaaacaagggtaaaatgcccatttttttgtgatactgcattgtagtaactgagacatggactgttttcgctccacaccaagttttccacccattttgtGTCtgctataaaaatgaaatttacaaaccttgatgttttattagttttatccttagtgctattgtctgaaaatgtcgaatccaatgcttaaaatggcacaaatctacattttttggaagtgatccataatcgtggtaaacaatcatttcctggcccatattatggatcagtagttagaagtgctaatattcggtatttagaatcaacaatcaagaaaaatgttttccaaagatgaattcaaaCTCAATCGAAACGagcgagcatgttttatgctataacatttgaatgttaccacctgtgggagcttatgggGAAAATATGTTAGATCAAAGGGCCAGATATGAGACGATTTTTTCAAACGTTGCTTAGTTTATTGCGGGTTTTATAAATGTTTATGATTCCATGATATTTGCAGGTTTTGGGCGTAATTTACTTGAGTTTTTAGAGATTCTGACATAACTGACTCTGCTTCCATAACTATGCAATAATGGCAATTTACCCTTTTCGATTACAGTTCTGACAATAAGAAAGCTTCCCTGGAGGAAACGAAAAACTACACCACTCAGTCTTTGGCCAGCGTTGCTTACCAGATCAACACGTTGGCGTACAACTTTCTTCAGCTGATGGATCTTCAGGCCACTCAGATGGCCGAAATGGAGTCCCAGATGAATCATATATCTCAAACGGTGATGATCCACAAAGAAAAGGTAGCAAGAAGAGAGATAGGCGTCTTGACGGCCAACAAAGTCAGCACGAGGCAGTACAAGATCGTTGCACCGTTGAATCCGGAGAAGCCTATTAAGTACGTAAGGAAACCCATCGATTACGGTTTGTTGGACGAGATCGGCCACGGAATAGCACTGACCAACAACAACCAAAAGAAGCATCGCATCTCAAGTCAGGGATCCGTTCAATCCTTATCGGTGAACAATATTTCCGTTGGTCCACCTCCGACAACGAAGCCTCCAACGCCTCCCCAAATGACTCGCAGTGCTGGACATACTGGGACGCTTGGGAAGAACGCCAGCAATACCGGAACACTGGGCAAATCATCGAGAGAGTATCGTACACCACCGGTTGTTATTCCTCCGCAAGTACCATCGCATTACGCACCGAACTTCCCAGTTGGACATCCTCGGCGTACTTCTGGTTCTGGTGGCGGCGGCGGTGAACGTGGTCCAGGCTACAGCGCTCTTCCAATGCCCATGCCACCGAGTCAGATTGCAATGCACCATCCACCGCAAATAGGAATGGTACATCCGATGTCCACAACTCAGCACCAGTCTACATTCGATGAACGCAACAGTATGCCACGTGAGTATTTCGCAAGATCATTCAAATATGGGCACACTTCTTTATTGCTACTTACTTTTGCTGGTCCAAGGTTCATCCTTGAAGATACATTACGTTTTTTAATAATCAGTTTAAATTCATCCTCTTGGCTAATCTGAGAGCCCTGAAAGCACCAACATGGCTCAATCTGACACTGACGTGTATTTCCATTCCTTACAGCGCCGCCGTCTCCTCTGACCGTAACGCATGAGATGCCTGACCACGGCCACATAGGAATGCACACGCTGAGTCGAAACATGCCTCGTCCAGGGTCCCAATCGCCACCACTGCCGCCACCTCCTCCGCCAGAGGAGTCCGACCATGCCGACTTTGGCCGACCCAGGAACACTCAGAGCTTGGTGGCAGCGATCGTTCCGGACGATCAGAATCTACCTGGTTGGGTACCGAAGAACTACATCGAAAAGGTGGTCGCCATTTACGACTACTACGCCGATAAGGACGACGAGTTGAGCTTCCAGGAAAGCTCGGTGCTGTACGTGCTGAAGAAAAACGACGACGGATGGTGGGAAGGCGTCATGGATGGTGTTACGGGATTGTTCCCGGGGAATTATGTTGAACCATGCGTATAAAATATTAAGCGGTAAGTAGCGGATTATAAAgctttatctttatttgagtggcgtTTCCTCTTTGGCGAGATTGATTAGATATGTTTTGATAAGTCTGtttttctttcagatctttATCCGAATAATATTTAATATAATACACGTATTATAATGCTTTTTAGTTTCCTTTATATAAATTATCGATGCCCGGATATATTATAGCATTTGAATGTATTGCAGCATTAATTAAAAACCTATATCGGAATAAACGTTAGACAGTCATCAAAATCTCAGAAAGACGCTCATCggagttcaaacaaatttttaattgatcTTTTTAACAATAGACGAAAAGAAATCTCCCGTCCTTCCACCTTTGTGGCAATTCGACGACAGATCTTTTAATCATCGCTGGATGTGCTCTGAGTGCTGCCATAGCTGCTACGCAAACGATTGATCGAAGGCAGTTTTGGTCCCACGGGTGGACCCATGACACGGTCCGGGTTGATGAGGTTGCCTTCCGCGTCAATCGGGGGCAGCGGCGAGGGAGACCAATccgagcttgagcttgagctgcCGGGGGAAGTCATTCTAAAATTGATAAAGGTTCTTGAATTAGCTGCTTGTTTTCCTAAGGGGAACTTACCCTCGTTCTCGTTGATGTATTGGAGGTAGCTTGCTGTCGTAATAATCCCCTCGACTGGCGGCCGTATAGAGGCCACTGTTATAAGTGCTAGCGTGAATCTCCTGCTGATAGAGGGCATACAGTTCCCGAAGATCCTCTGGAAGTTCTACTTTTCCCTCTGCGAAAAAGATCATTTTTATATTGGTAAATCAGTAGCATATAGCATATTTGAAATTCTATTCAAACCTTCTATAATTCTACGCTGCGTGCTTATAATATCCTCGCATAAGCGCCTTTGACGTTCCGCCCGCAAGAGTTGTAGATCTCGCCGTCGAAGTTCCGCCTGGCGAGCCAAACGTTCTGCTTGGAGAGAAACCTGT is a genomic window containing:
- the LOC5579632 gene encoding abl interactor 2 is translated as MDDLITLIRTEIPEGRQNLQESYTNLERVAEYCEDTYYRSDNKKASLEETKNYTTQSLASVAYQINTLAYNFLQLMDLQATQMAEMESQMNHISQTVMIHKEKVARREIGVLTANKVSTRQYKIVAPLNPEKPIKYVRKPIDYGLLDEIGHGIALTNNNQKKHRISSQGSVQSLSVNNISVGPPPTTKPPTPPQMTRSAGHTGTLGKNASNTGTLGKSSREYRTPPVVIPPQVPSHYAPNFPVGHPRRTSGSGGGGGERGPGYSALPMPMPPSQIAMHHPPQIGMVHPMSTTQHQSTFDERNSMPPPPSPLTVTHEMPDHGHIGMHTLSRNMPRPGSQSPPLPPPPPPEESDHADFGRPRNTQSLVAAIVPDDQNLPGWVPKNYIEKVVAIYDYYADKDDELSFQESSVLYVLKKNDDGWWEGVMDGVTGLFPGNYVEPCV